Proteins encoded in a region of the Diabrotica undecimpunctata isolate CICGRU unplaced genomic scaffold, icDiaUnde3 ctg00003168.1, whole genome shotgun sequence genome:
- the LOC140432190 gene encoding SH3 domain-binding glutamic acid-rich protein homolog has product MVVQVYITGVSCNTEVKSRQQRVLSILDSKSIKYEIVDITGEDGEKPKAYMQLNATSLGGTLNDPVPKHPLPPQLFNDGIYCGDYDMFDEANELGELKSFLKIEETKIEDSSDVIAPEDVILVSNKEIELIE; this is encoded by the exons TGCAAGTGTATATTACTGGAGTTTCTTGTAATACCGAG gttAAGTCACGACAGCAAAGAGTGCTGTCTATTTTGGATTCCAAATCTATCAAATATGAAATCGTGGATATTACAGGCGAAGATGGTGAAAAACCGAAAGCGTATATGCAGTTAAATGCCACGTCTCTGGGAGGAACTCTAAATGATCCTGTTCCGAAACATCCACTACCTCCTCAGTTATTTAATGATGGGATTTATTGTGGG GATTACGATATGTTTGATGAAGCAAACGAGTTGGGAGAATTAAAATCATTTCTGAAAATCGAAGAAACCAAAATTGAAGACAGCAGTGACGTTATTGCACCTGAAGATGTAATACTAGTTTCCAACAAAGAAATAGAACTGATAGAATAG